In Rosa rugosa chromosome 4, drRosRugo1.1, whole genome shotgun sequence, the genomic stretch CCGTCGCAAGTAACCTATTTGCTACGGCAAATGCCATCGCTTGCaataaactaatttttttttttaatgaaattttccCTCCACCCCAAGTGAAATTAATTGCGACGGCGTCATTGCCGTCGCCACCTCAAATATTGTCCATATGAAGCTTTAGCGACAACCAATTGACCACCCAATTTTTTCTGCCATTTTACACACAATCAAAAGATATAGTAAAACAAtataaagcaccaaaataatccTTTCATTCATAGCTATCTCACAACTGATAAGTGCCAAGTTATATTTCATTACCAAGTACAAATTGAAATTAACCAAACAAACCAGAGTCTTTCATAATTATACGAATCTACTAAGAATCTACCATACTAGATAACTGAAACTCTGGAAGAAACATTCCCAAACTTAATATTGTTCAAAAGCAGACTTGACCACAATACTATTTATCATTAACTAGAGGGCTTGGTGAGTACTAGAGCGTGCTCAATTTCTTGATCACTAGTTGAATCTGGATGAACTCCTTCTCCTATGGACTCCCTTCTAATTTCATGGCCACTGGATGCATCTTGAACCTATCACATAATGATACAGTATGTACAATATATCCCATTTCCTGGTATATATTGTACAGCCGTGGCAGCTaaaagaagacaaaaattgCATAATAAGAATTCAAGTTTTTACagaatcctaaaccctaaatctaacATTGTTACTAGAACCCCCAAATTCATATGACCTATTTCTGAAAGGTAATCTTGCATTTACCTGTATCAACCATACAACATTCTCACTGTACAATTCATTGTTCACTATCCAACTAGCCATTTGGTCCCACTCACTTTGCTTCTTGCCATATTTTGATATTCTGTGCTCAGCCATCTGCAGTATAAAAACAGAGCATCAGGCAAGGAGCCAATCTGGACATGCAGAGAAATAAGAAAGACAAACAAACAAGAAGGAATGGAGAGGGAGTGGTCATTTGTTCCATATCAATGAACATTCAGAGAGGCAAGGAAGGATCATTCAGAAACCTAAACTTGATCCAGATATCTAAATTATTATAAACACTAGTATTTACATCCAACAGATTGGGAAATTAAAGTATGTATGAATTAATTAATAGTTGGAGCGTTAATCCACACTAGCAGTCTATCATTCTTCATAATTgatgattaaaaaaaagggaaataaaACCACTAAAACCTATACAAAAGTAGCAGAGCATGAAAGCACCTGATATTTACTGGCAGAAAGATCAGAAAACACTTGCTTTGTCAGCTCAGCAAGGAAACGGCCTATTCAACAAAAGATAATCATGAAAATTAATGCCTCTAAGACTTGACAGAAATAACATCTCAAAAGCCATGGCTTGAGAATCCAATACTTAACTATGAAAAGAGCAAGTAAGCCAATAAACAATTATACCTTGGATAAGATTATCCTGCTTAAGGAAAATCTCCCTGAGCCTTTTTTGAAAACAGAAAGCATAGGCAGTAAAAACTGTGCCCAGAAGCTAAAGCAAAAAGCAATTGCAAAAATGCAACATAGTTACTTGAATGAACATAGTTATATAATGCATTTTGTAGAAA encodes the following:
- the LOC133742174 gene encoding probable AMP deaminase yields the protein MMKTCHCYFPFSLFPVQSYNKNKCEGKRVAETLMFDYHRQHGIGRFLAELTKQVFSDLSASKYQMAEHRISKYGKKQSEWDQMASWIVNNELYSENVVWLIQLPRLYNIYQEMGYIVHTVSLCDRFKMHPVAMKLEGSP